Within the Thermostichus lividus PCC 6715 genome, the region GAGTATGACTTCAAGAGCCTCCGAGTCAGAAAATTAGGTTCTGGAAGAAAAAGCTTTGGTGGAACCACTGTACGGTTAGAACCTGATGTTGCAGAGATGTTTCCTAGTGCTGATGCGGTTAATGAGGCGCTACGGTTCTTGATTAGAGTGATGCGGGATAATCAGGCGATCGCTCCAACGGCACAGGCTAACAATTCAAATGCAGCGGACGATTGATAGTTATTGGTGCTGAGTTCGAGGTTGCTTGTCGCCGCTGATTTGAGCCGTTAGCCCTCAGTGCTCCGGTTCTGTCAGCTTTCGGGTAGGTAGGCGATTCGCCCCCAATTGCAGAGGCTCGGTTCTTCTAGCTTTCGGTCAACCCGAAAACTCCCAGGTGCTTCTGAGTGAGCCGCAAAGGTTAAGCAGTGCTAGGTTTGGGTCAACCGTTCGAGGTTCCGAGAGGTGTCGGGGGGCGATCGCCGAAAGGTGTCGGTACGGGGAGATGAGGGTGATGCCGAGAGGTTGCGGCGCTGGGAGATGAGGGGCGATCGCCAAGAGCTAACACCTCGCTGCAACGGACGGAACAGAGATTCTGGCTGAAACCGAGAGCGATATCGCCCGCCGTTGAGCTTCACCGTTATGTCGCCAGCGCCAGAGCTGTGCCTAGTCAAGATTGTTGGTGAAGAGGCGCTGGAGTCTGTGGGTAATGAAGGCGATCAGTTCAAAAATTTACACAACATAACAAATCACTGCACCCGACCTTATGGTAAGCCACTACTATCCAGACTCAATGACGGCGGGTGAGTTCAGCGGTTATCTCTACAAGAATGGGCAACAGTCTTCATCAATGCTATAGTTGTTAAAAAATTTGTATCCCCCCATGGCTCCCTTGGAAAACCTTCAGCAAACTTCAGTGGTACTTAATCGCTATCTAGTAAGACCTCTAGAGGAAAAAGATTTAACAATTCATGAGTATCAATGTCATTTCGCTCAACTCCCGCAACAAGGCGATGAACAAAGAGCAGTTTCCAGTATTTGTTACAAGCTAGGAGTCACTGCTGTTAGATTAGGCAGTCGAATCATCACTAGAGAAGAAGTCAGTCCCGCAAAAATGAGAAGTGATGATTGGGAGTTATTTAAGACAGCTACTAGAAAACTAGATTGTAGTAATACCTGCGAAAGAAAAGCCCTAGAAACCTTTGAGCGTAGAGTTTTAGAGCAAGGACTAAAAAAGTACTTTAACAAAACTGAGATTGAAAGAGCCTCGGAAGGTGGACTGATTTGGTGGATAACAGGTCATGAGGGGGCGGAGAAATGTGGAGATGCTTGGGAAGTACACAGAGGGAGAAGAATAGATGTCGTTATCGATTCAGATGGCAACCTCTACCTAGAAATCGATATACATCATCGCTTCTATACCCCTTGGACACTGCATCAATGGCTAGAAGAGTATTCCGATGTACCTATCAGTTATGTTAGGAACACATATAAAGATAAAAATAATAATTACATTATGTGGGAGTACCAAGGAGTCTCTGATCAATCGCCAAAACAAGTCATGTTAGAAGGATTGGGTATTAGTCTAGCGGATTACCATCGTAATAATGGAGCTACTGACGCAGAAATAAATAATTCTCGTGTTGTGTTTGTTAAAAGAGCCAATGATCGGAAAGCAAAGCCTGTAGCACATCTATCTCAAAGGCTATCGCCAAGCTTAACAATGGAGATGCTGGCAAACATTGCTGATGCTGAAAGCGGAGAAGAAAGTCAACAAATCAAAGAAGTTTTTGAGTTCATCAGAAAAAGTTTAGATGTTCGCATAAAGAACTCCACAAAGACAGCACATACAATCCTTGAGAAGATTTATAGAATTTCTGGCGAAGCTGAAGCTATAAGGGTAGATGGATATATTTTGCCAACAGCTAAATTACTGGCATCTAATGATCAGCAAGTAGATAAGGTTGCTCAAGTCCGATATAAGGGATGTGCCAGAGTAGGTGAAACAAAGTTTGGCTGTCTTAATCTTTACAATGAAAAGTACCAATATCCTGAAGAAGTGCGTAAATGTTTGTTGGAAATCGCAAACAATAGCAACACGACGATAGAAATAGACTCCTATCGTGCACAACAAGATTTTCCTGAGAGTGAACTAGACAAACAAATGTTCTGGCAAAACTGGTCTGATGAAGGCATTAAAACAGTTTTAGTGGTAATGCCATGGTCACCCAATGAGCGCAAACAAAAAATTCGGGTGCAAGCACTTCAAGCAGGAATAGCTACTCAGTTTATTGTGCCAATGCCAAAGGCAGACTCTTATAAATATAAAGCTCTGAATGTTGTTTTAGGAATTTTGTGTAAAGCTGGTTGGCAACCCATACGCCTAGAGCCTTTGGATCATCCTGAATGTGCTGATCTAATTATTGGTTTTGATACAGGAACCAATCGAGAGCTTTACTATGGCACTTCTGCATTTGCGGTTCTTGCGGACGGGCAAAGCTTAGGATGGGAGTTGCCTGATGTTCAACGAGGAGAAACCTTTTCTGGAAAAGCGATTTGGCAAACGGTATCAAAGTTAGTTCTTAAATTTCATGACAGTTGCAAGCGTTACCCCAAAAAACTACTTTTGATGAGAGATGGATTAGTTCAGGAAGGAGAATTTCAGCAAACGATAGAAGAGCTTGCAAAGAAAAATATAGCTGTTGATGTTGTTGGAGTACGCAAAAGCGGTGCTGGAAGAATGGGAAAAGAGGATATTCATGCAAATGGGGAAGTGGTATACCGTGATGCCAAAATTGGTACTGTCATTTTTACTCCAAAAGAAAAGTCATTCACTTTAGTAACGAGTCAACCAATCAACCAGAATATTGGCAGTGTAAGACCCCTTCGGGTAGTTCATGAGTACGGCAATACATCTCTGGAAATGATTGCTTTGCAAACTTATCATCTATCTCAGTTGCACCCTGCTAGCGGGTTTCGCTCTTGTCGATTACCTTGGGTATTGCATCTTGCAGACAGAAGTAGTAAAGAGTTTCAACGCATAGGGCAAATTAGTATTTTGCAAAATATCAGTCGTGAAAAATTGATTGCTGTCTGACAATTGCAAGCAGTAGAGATAACAAATCACTGCACCCGTCCATATGTTAGACTATTCATATCATCCAAAACCTCTGGTGGCGGGTGAGTTCAGCCGTTATGTTGCCAGCGCAATAGCGAGATGGTCGGCGGGGCGAGCTTCTAGATTTTCGGCTTCGTTGGTAGTTGGTGGGGCGACCCGTGCGCTGGAATCGGTGAAAGTCCGGGGCGATAGGCGTAGAAGTTACACAACATAACAAGTCGCTGCACCTGACCCAGTGTTATACTCTGAACAGTTCCCAAAGCTGTTAGTAGCAGGTGAGCTTAGCCGTTAGACAGCAACCAGTTCTGGGTATTTTTCTTCTGTAGCTAAAATTTCTGCTCTTATAAACAGTGAGGGGCAAGTCAAATTAGATAGATTGGCAGTCTTGATTGACGCTGAAAATGCAAGTGCAAAGCTAGTTGAACCATTACTTAAGGAGATTGCTAGATACGGTAGTGCTCATGTGAAGAGGATTTATGGAGATTGGACAAACCAATCGCTTAGTAGTTGGAAGTTAAAATTACATAAATTCGCTATTCAACCTATTCAACAATTTCGATATACGACAGGTAAAAATTCGACAGATAGCGCACTTATTATTGATGCAATGGATTTGCTGTATACAAAGAATTTTGATGGTTTCTGTATCGTATCTAGTGATAGTGACTTTACTAGACTAGCGAGTCGCATTAGAGAATCAGGTTTAGTTGTTTATGGCTTTGGAGAGAGCAAAACACCCGAAGCTTTTGTTAGTGCTTGTGACAAGTTTACATACACTGAAATCTTTGAGAACGTGGAAAGCCTTGAACACAGAACTGAGCAAGCCCATGACCTTAAAGTTGAACTTCCCCAGCAGTTAGAGCAAGAAACAATTAATCAGCAATCGATCTTTCCTAAAGAAATGCTTAATTTACTGAGAGATGTATATGAAAATATTTCGGGAGACGATGGTTGGGCTTATTTAGGTCCCCTAGGTTCACAGATTCAGAAACTCTCTCCATCATTTGATTCAAGAAATTATGGGTATAAAAAGCTTGGAGAATTAGTACATAAGATGATTCAGCATGGACGTGGAGTACGTAATCACCTTGACAGCTGTTTTGGGTGCATTGCTTCCCTGGATTTTGCTCAAACTTGGCTTTGATCATGGGCATGCTGCCGATCCTTTTATTAGAACCATCAAGGACTTTACTGGGCTACTACTCTATTTCCACCTGGTCAGTCTCTTTTTGGGGATTTCAATTTGAATAGTGAGGAGCTGAGGGCATGACAACAATCGAATTTGTCCTTCGTCTAGTGGTCGCTTTTCTCTTGGGAGCGGTCCTGGGGTTAGAACGCCAGTGGCGGCAGCGCATGGCGGGGTTGCGAACCAATACCCTGGTGGCGACGGGGGCAGCTTTATTTGTCATGCTCTCTGTTCTAACTCCAGGGGATTCTAGCCCAAATCGGATTGCTGCACAGGTGGTGTCTGGCATTGGCTTCTTAGCTGGCGGCGTGATTTTGCGGGAAGGGCTGACAGTGCGCGGGTTAAACACGGCGGCAACCTTGTGGTGTGCCGCTGCAATTGGGTCATTATCTGGCATGGGGTTACTGATTCATGCCGGGATTGGTACGGTGGCGGTTCTGGTTGCCAACCTAATCCTGCGTCCCTTGGGATACCGCATCAATCAACAGCCCCTCAAAGGGACAGAGTTGGAGCTCTGTTATCGCTGTGATGTGGTTTGTCGCACCCAGGATGAAGCCCATGTTCGAGCATTGCTCCTGCAAGCGGTGTCTGGTGGAAAACTACAGTTGCGATCGCTCTACAGCGAAGATTTGGAAGATAAGCCCGATCAAGTCAGCGTAGAAGCCGAACTCGTGACTCAAGAGCGCAATGACGCTTTTTTAGAACAAATCGTTAGCCGCCTGAGTTTGGAACCTGGGGTTATCGCTATCCGCTGGCGGGTTATTGAGCAAGAGTTTGGTTGAAATTAACTCCGCGACCTGCAAGCTGCCCGTCCCACAAACTGCGGATTCGGGGTTTTACAGCAAAATAGGATAAAGGTAAGCGATCAATCTTGTTAGGTTTTGTTAAGCTGTTGACAAAAGCCGATGTATCAGGCTATATCTGCAATTATGACAAATTCAATCCACTGGGTTTGTCATGTTCATATTGTACAGATTTCAAGGAGATAAATTCTACTATGGATGCTTCTGGCAGTAGTAGATGCAAAGCTACTTCTGAGGAAACAGTCCCCTCTAGTGAGGATCCCTGCCATAAAATCTGCCGTGGTCAGTGGGTGATTACACAGATGAATTTGCCTAGTTCGGTTCTATTATAGAGCCTGCTGGTTCATCTCTGGTCGCCACTGGGCATGGCGACTGTACTGATAAGGAGATGAACCATGAACAAGTTTCAATCAACTTCATAGTTTTCATAATTTTGACGATCTGCTCCTGACTGGCAGCTTATTGCTGGCTTTTGCGAGGCGATCTGTGTTTGACTCGTTACTTGCATCCAAAATTGGATCGCTTGTAATTCTGTGGCTATTTTTCTAGAAATTGGCGATCGCCATTTGCGCTTGCTTTCGATCTTAACCATCCAGTCAATCACATTTAGTTCGGCTCAACTTTGACTGGTAGTTGAAGTGATTGCTGAGCGCGAATAAATGAATCTGTCAGTCAACCAGTTGTTTTGGAATCTTTGAAAATCTGACTATTTAACAACTGGCAGCTTATTGCTGGCTTTTGCGAGGCGATCTGTGTTTGACTCGTTACTTGCATCCAAAATTGGATCGCTTGTAATTCTGTGGCTATTTTTCTAGAAATTGGCGATCGCCATTTGCGCTTGCTTTCGATCTTAACCATCCAGTCAATCACATTTAGTTCGGCTCAACTTTGACTGGTAGTTGAAGTGATTGCTGAGCGCGAATAAATGAATCTGTCAGTCAACCAGTTGTTTTGGAATCTTTGAAAATCTGACTATTTAACAAGAGGAGGCGAATTATGCGGAATACTCCCAGAACGACCCGCGGACGGGGCGATGTCAATACACGTGCCCTAGAAAGCGCTAAGCTGTCACTGCGTGCCCTCGAGGAAGCGGGGAACGATATCAATCAGGTATTGCGATCGCTGAACAGCCATCGTCAGGGGCTGACTGAAGCCGATGCGGCTGTTCGCCTACGCAAGTA harbors:
- a CDS encoding argonaute PAZ domain-containing protein, which encodes MAPLENLQQTSVVLNRYLVRPLEEKDLTIHEYQCHFAQLPQQGDEQRAVSSICYKLGVTAVRLGSRIITREEVSPAKMRSDDWELFKTATRKLDCSNTCERKALETFERRVLEQGLKKYFNKTEIERASEGGLIWWITGHEGAEKCGDAWEVHRGRRIDVVIDSDGNLYLEIDIHHRFYTPWTLHQWLEEYSDVPISYVRNTYKDKNNNYIMWEYQGVSDQSPKQVMLEGLGISLADYHRNNGATDAEINNSRVVFVKRANDRKAKPVAHLSQRLSPSLTMEMLANIADAESGEESQQIKEVFEFIRKSLDVRIKNSTKTAHTILEKIYRISGEAEAIRVDGYILPTAKLLASNDQQVDKVAQVRYKGCARVGETKFGCLNLYNEKYQYPEEVRKCLLEIANNSNTTIEIDSYRAQQDFPESELDKQMFWQNWSDEGIKTVLVVMPWSPNERKQKIRVQALQAGIATQFIVPMPKADSYKYKALNVVLGILCKAGWQPIRLEPLDHPECADLIIGFDTGTNRELYYGTSAFAVLADGQSLGWELPDVQRGETFSGKAIWQTVSKLVLKFHDSCKRYPKKLLLMRDGLVQEGEFQQTIEELAKKNIAVDVVGVRKSGAGRMGKEDIHANGEVVYRDAKIGTVIFTPKEKSFTLVTSQPINQNIGSVRPLRVVHEYGNTSLEMIALQTYHLSQLHPASGFRSCRLPWVLHLADRSSKEFQRIGQISILQNISREKLIAV
- a CDS encoding MgtC/SapB family protein produces the protein MTTIEFVLRLVVAFLLGAVLGLERQWRQRMAGLRTNTLVATGAALFVMLSVLTPGDSSPNRIAAQVVSGIGFLAGGVILREGLTVRGLNTAATLWCAAAIGSLSGMGLLIHAGIGTVAVLVANLILRPLGYRINQQPLKGTELELCYRCDVVCRTQDEAHVRALLLQAVSGGKLQLRSLYSEDLEDKPDQVSVEAELVTQERNDAFLEQIVSRLSLEPGVIAIRWRVIEQEFG
- a CDS encoding NYN domain-containing protein, with translation MNSEGQVKLDRLAVLIDAENASAKLVEPLLKEIARYGSAHVKRIYGDWTNQSLSSWKLKLHKFAIQPIQQFRYTTGKNSTDSALIIDAMDLLYTKNFDGFCIVSSDSDFTRLASRIRESGLVVYGFGESKTPEAFVSACDKFTYTEIFENVESLEHRTEQAHDLKVELPQQLEQETINQQSIFPKEMLNLLRDVYENISGDDGWAYLGPLGSQIQKLSPSFDSRNYGYKKLGELVHKMIQHGRGVRNHLDSCFGCIASLDFAQTWL